A single region of the Lysinibacillus sp. B2A1 genome encodes:
- a CDS encoding SprT family protein translates to MNNEELQELVSRISLESFQKPFMHQAYFNVRLRSTGGRYLLQSHNIEINPKAYELYGLDEVKGIVRHELCHYHLHLEGKGYQHRDIDFRELLKKVNAPRFCSTLHTSNTLRKKQRQSYTYSCVKCQQLYVRKIRMNVEKYCCSKCLGRLKLLE, encoded by the coding sequence ATCATTAGAAAGTTTCCAAAAGCCTTTTATGCATCAAGCATATTTTAATGTAAGGTTACGCTCAACTGGCGGACGTTATCTCTTACAGTCACACAATATTGAAATTAATCCAAAAGCCTATGAATTGTATGGTCTTGATGAAGTAAAGGGCATTGTTCGTCATGAGCTTTGCCACTATCATTTACATTTAGAGGGTAAGGGTTATCAGCATCGAGATATAGATTTTCGTGAGCTGTTAAAAAAAGTGAATGCCCCTCGGTTTTGTTCAACTCTTCATACTTCTAATACTTTGCGAAAAAAGCAACGTCAATCCTATACATATTCGTGTGTTAAATGCCAACAGTTATATGTAAGAAAAATTAGAATGAATGTCGAGAAATACTGTTGTAGCAAATGTTTAGGTCGTTTAAAATTACTAGAATAA